A DNA window from Barnesiella intestinihominis YIT 11860 contains the following coding sequences:
- a CDS encoding M3 family metallopeptidase, translated as MKKILLSALTVFTIMAQAANPFFGTYKTPHQTVPFDKIKLSHYEPAFKKAIEENQKEIDAIVNQRSMPTFENTIEALDRSGQMLNRVASAFFALLSAESNDEMMEISQRVQPMLSEHSNNISLNEKLFDRIKFVYDRRDQLDLTPEQKTLLKETYESFALSGAELKGEDREQYRKLSSELSQLTLTFGQNVLKETNLFSMMLSENDLEGLPQSARDAAAALAKSKGKEGFMVNLSYPSYSAFMKYSSRRDLREKLYRAYNSRNLSGEYNNIPVLKRIAEVRLEMAKLFDKPNYAEYKLQRTMAGNSDNVYNLLNQLLDAYKPAALQDVKEVEGFAIGKEGKDITLMPWDFSYYSEQLKHIKYDLNDEMLRPYFEVNNTIKGVFGLATRLYGLHFTKNPKIPVYHPEVEAFEVTDNDGNYVGVIYTDFFPRDGKRAGAWMTEFKGQWKEENGKDSRPHVTIVMNFSRPTSDTPALLTYDEVETFLHEFGHALHGLLSDVTYASLSGTNVYRDFVELPSQFNENYLSEKEFLDSFAVHYKTGEKIPVELVEKIKKSSQYLAAYSCVRQLTFGNLDMAYHTITAPVDDAIAFEKAAIDKTLVLPDVEGTLIAPQFSHIFSGGYAAGYYGYKWAEVLDADAFSVFKANGIFDPVTATSFRDNILKRGGTENPMILYKRFKGSEPTIDALMRRDGIIK; from the coding sequence ATGAAAAAAATTTTATTATCTGCCTTAACTGTTTTTACAATCATGGCACAAGCTGCTAATCCTTTTTTCGGGACTTATAAAACGCCCCACCAAACCGTACCGTTCGACAAAATAAAATTGTCGCATTACGAACCGGCTTTTAAAAAAGCCATAGAAGAAAATCAGAAAGAAATCGACGCGATTGTCAATCAACGTTCGATGCCCACATTCGAAAACACCATCGAAGCGCTCGATCGAAGCGGTCAAATGCTAAACCGGGTCGCTAGTGCATTTTTCGCTTTACTGAGCGCCGAAAGCAACGACGAAATGATGGAAATCTCCCAACGAGTACAACCCATGCTTTCGGAACACAGTAACAACATCAGCTTGAACGAAAAACTTTTCGACCGCATCAAGTTCGTTTATGACCGTCGTGACCAGCTCGATCTCACGCCCGAGCAAAAAACACTCCTCAAAGAGACCTACGAGTCTTTCGCTCTAAGCGGAGCCGAATTGAAAGGTGAAGACCGGGAACAATACAGAAAATTATCCTCGGAACTAAGCCAGCTCACACTCACATTCGGACAAAATGTTTTGAAAGAAACCAATCTTTTCAGCATGATGCTCTCCGAGAACGATTTGGAAGGACTCCCCCAAAGCGCGCGAGATGCCGCTGCGGCACTAGCAAAGAGCAAAGGGAAAGAAGGATTTATGGTCAATCTCTCCTATCCCAGTTACAGCGCTTTCATGAAATATTCTTCTCGCAGAGATTTAAGAGAAAAACTGTATCGCGCATACAATTCACGTAATCTGTCGGGCGAATACAACAACATTCCCGTCTTAAAACGTATCGCCGAAGTGCGACTCGAAATGGCAAAACTTTTCGACAAGCCCAACTATGCAGAGTATAAACTCCAACGCACTATGGCCGGTAACAGTGACAACGTCTACAACTTGCTGAATCAACTGCTCGATGCCTACAAACCGGCAGCCCTGCAAGACGTTAAAGAAGTCGAAGGTTTCGCCATCGGAAAAGAAGGGAAAGACATAACCCTAATGCCGTGGGATTTCAGTTACTATTCCGAACAACTTAAACACATCAAATACGACCTCAACGATGAAATGCTACGCCCCTACTTCGAAGTAAACAATACGATAAAAGGAGTATTCGGGTTAGCCACTCGCCTATACGGATTACACTTTACAAAAAATCCTAAAATCCCGGTATATCACCCCGAAGTCGAAGCATTCGAAGTAACCGACAATGACGGGAATTACGTGGGAGTTATATATACCGACTTTTTCCCCCGCGACGGGAAACGAGCCGGAGCTTGGATGACAGAGTTCAAAGGACAATGGAAAGAAGAAAACGGAAAAGACAGCCGTCCGCATGTAACGATTGTCATGAACTTCTCTCGCCCTACGTCGGATACTCCTGCCCTATTAACTTACGACGAAGTAGAAACATTCCTACATGAATTTGGACACGCTCTGCACGGATTACTTTCCGACGTCACTTACGCTTCGCTTTCCGGGACAAACGTATATCGCGATTTCGTGGAACTTCCTTCACAATTCAATGAGAACTATCTTTCCGAAAAAGAATTTCTCGACAGCTTTGCAGTCCACTACAAAACCGGTGAAAAAATTCCGGTCGAATTGGTGGAAAAAATTAAAAAATCCAGTCAATACCTTGCTGCCTATTCTTGCGTACGCCAATTGACTTTCGGGAACCTCGATATGGCATATCATACAATCACCGCCCCGGTAGACGACGCTATCGCTTTTGAAAAAGCCGCTATCGATAAAACATTAGTATTACCCGATGTAGAAGGTACACTCATTGCACCTCAATTCAGTCACATCTTTTCGGGTGGTTATGCCGCAGGATACTACGGCTATAAATGGGCCGAAGTTCTTGATGCCGATGCATTCTCCGTATTTAAGGCTAACGGCATTTTCGACCCGGTTACAGCCACATCATTCCGCGACAATATCTTGAAGCGGGGCGGTACGGAAAATCCCATGATTCTATACAAACGCTTCAAAGGAAGCGAACCCACGATAGATGCATTAATGCGGCGTGACGGAATCATTAAGTAA
- a CDS encoding LTA synthase family protein: MKKRILFLIAVYFWFFIMFVLQKPLFMLFHWDIYGKIPLMEWFSVMWNGRPLDFSMAAYLTAIPALFVVATVYLQKKWWIPVYRVYFAIVSFVVAAITLGDAVLYSYWGFRIDATPLFYLTSPADAVASIPAWETVLIVFLIFVYAALLLWPMWRLSGKTGSWQRPKKSILSFACLLLLAASLFIPIRGGFTVSTMNVGKVYFSDRMALNHAAINPVFSLMSSLSKSEDFSSQYRFFEPEKADVIFEPLRGGGPSVYPADSLQWVKARPNVLLIVLESFSGVAMESLGGIPGVMPNLEKIASEGILFTNFYANSFRTDRGLTSILSGYPAQPTASIMKYPAKSQSLPGISKSLRKAGYDTQFLYGGDADFTNMRSYFISMGMDNIVCDRDFPLSQRLSKWGVPDDVTFEKFYSLIKEQSREPFMKMFLTLSSHEPFDVPMNRLEDKYLNSIAYTDSCVGDFVEKLKRLPVWDNTLIVFVADHAKRYPQNVENHDIVRHHIPMVWAGGAVKRPLVVDEYLSQMDLAATLLAQLHIPYDDFTFSKNLTDSTKEHFVFYAFPDGFGFVDKDGAAVYDCASQSILIGQNDSNAIHLNKGKAYLQKLYDDLARR; this comes from the coding sequence ATGAAGAAACGTATCCTCTTTCTGATAGCCGTGTATTTTTGGTTTTTCATTATGTTTGTTTTGCAGAAACCTCTATTCATGTTGTTTCATTGGGATATTTACGGTAAGATTCCGTTAATGGAGTGGTTTTCTGTGATGTGGAACGGGCGGCCATTGGATTTTTCTATGGCGGCTTATCTTACGGCCATACCTGCATTGTTTGTCGTGGCAACAGTGTATTTACAGAAAAAATGGTGGATTCCGGTGTATCGTGTTTATTTTGCTATTGTTTCGTTCGTGGTGGCTGCCATAACGTTGGGCGATGCCGTGCTGTATAGCTATTGGGGATTTAGGATAGATGCCACGCCTCTTTTTTATCTCACGTCCCCGGCCGATGCTGTCGCCAGTATTCCGGCATGGGAAACTGTACTGATTGTCTTTCTTATATTTGTTTATGCCGCTCTGTTGTTATGGCCCATGTGGAGATTATCAGGAAAAACGGGTTCTTGGCAAAGACCTAAGAAATCGATTTTGTCCTTTGCTTGTTTATTGTTGCTTGCCGCTTCTCTTTTTATTCCTATTCGAGGCGGGTTTACGGTGTCGACCATGAATGTGGGCAAGGTTTATTTCAGCGATCGTATGGCGCTTAATCACGCCGCTATCAATCCGGTATTCAGTTTGATGTCGTCATTGTCCAAATCGGAAGACTTTTCATCTCAGTATCGTTTTTTCGAACCGGAAAAGGCCGATGTTATTTTTGAACCTTTACGTGGCGGGGGGCCTTCGGTATATCCTGCCGACAGCTTGCAATGGGTGAAAGCTCGCCCGAATGTGTTGTTGATCGTTCTTGAAAGTTTTTCGGGGGTAGCCATGGAGAGTTTAGGTGGGATTCCCGGAGTGATGCCCAATCTTGAAAAAATAGCTTCGGAAGGAATTTTGTTTACTAATTTTTATGCCAATAGTTTCAGAACCGATCGAGGGTTAACTTCTATCCTTAGCGGCTACCCGGCACAACCCACCGCATCGATTATGAAGTATCCCGCCAAGTCGCAATCGCTTCCGGGTATATCGAAATCTTTACGTAAGGCCGGCTATGACACGCAGTTTCTTTATGGGGGTGATGCCGATTTCACGAATATGCGTTCCTATTTTATTTCTATGGGTATGGACAATATCGTGTGCGACCGTGATTTCCCTTTGTCTCAGAGATTGAGTAAGTGGGGTGTTCCAGACGATGTGACGTTTGAAAAGTTTTATTCATTGATAAAAGAGCAATCTCGGGAGCCTTTTATGAAAATGTTTTTAACGCTAAGCAGCCACGAACCGTTCGATGTTCCCATGAACCGGTTGGAGGATAAGTATTTGAACTCGATAGCTTATACCGATAGCTGTGTAGGAGACTTTGTAGAGAAATTGAAGAGGCTCCCTGTTTGGGACAATACGCTTATCGTCTTTGTCGCCGACCATGCCAAGCGTTATCCCCAAAATGTGGAGAACCACGATATTGTCCGTCATCATATACCTATGGTTTGGGCCGGAGGAGCCGTAAAGCGCCCTTTGGTTGTCGATGAATATTTGTCGCAAATGGATTTGGCAGCAACTTTATTAGCTCAGTTGCATATTCCTTATGATGATTTTACGTTCAGTAAAAATCTTACGGATTCGACCAAAGAGCATTTCGTTTTTTATGCTTTTCCCGATGGGTTCGGATTTGTCGATAAAGATGGAGCGGCAGTATATGATTGTGCGTCTCAATCGATTCTGATCGGGCAGAACGATAGTAATGCCATTCACTTGAACAAGGGAAAGGCATATCTTCAAAAATTATATGACGATTTAGCTCGTCGGTAA
- a CDS encoding acetyltransferase — translation MEIRNTLPEDMDRVMFIFEQARQFMRLNGNLHQWTGGYPSKEVLEADISSNSSFVCVDGQKEVVGTFCFRYGFSPEPTYNVIYDGGWLNEKPYGVIHRIASSGKVGGVFSACLEWCSRYVDNIRIDTHRDNRVMQELLLRHGFRRCGIIYLANGDERIAFQKEV, via the coding sequence ATGGAAATAAGAAATACATTGCCTGAGGATATGGACCGTGTGATGTTTATATTCGAGCAGGCCAGACAGTTTATGCGGTTGAACGGAAACTTGCATCAATGGACGGGCGGATATCCTTCGAAAGAGGTTCTCGAAGCCGATATTTCGTCAAATAGCAGCTTTGTTTGTGTAGATGGCCAAAAAGAAGTGGTGGGCACTTTCTGCTTTCGTTACGGGTTTTCTCCCGAGCCGACGTATAACGTGATTTATGACGGAGGGTGGTTGAATGAGAAGCCTTATGGCGTGATACATCGGATTGCATCTTCGGGAAAAGTGGGAGGGGTCTTTTCCGCTTGCTTGGAATGGTGTTCTCGATACGTCGATAATATTCGTATCGATACTCATCGGGATAATAGGGTGATGCAAGAATTATTGCTTCGGCATGGGTTTCGCCGTTGTGGAATTATTTATTTGGCAAACGGGGACGAGAGGATTGCTTTTCAAAAAGAGGTTTAA
- a CDS encoding S8/S53 family peptidase: protein MKKLLLSLCLMATLGSFLLNAEEKMSPSTQNFLRSYESTSTISQRAKLKSTYAINQNNGEMAVSAFLHLVDENNLDGLEENQVIINAQYGTILSTNIPADNLISVSQLPSVKYIEIGRPVHQRMNNVRSEQFSNVNKIHEGTGFTQAYTGKDVIVGIIDGGFQYNHINFYDTEGKNLRIKRVWNQNQSGTPPTGYYYGTEYTNAEEIIAAKQDYAASHATHVTGIAAGAYKGNEYYGIAPDADLVLVSYNISDNSSSNTSITDGIKYIYDYAESVGKPCVINMSLGYHIGPHDGTSTFDRICDELQGEGRLLVGASGNEAEYNIHATKTLKKGDTNMKSLVEFVSNWYLYGSMTSTVDIWGDAEKQLSARVFVYDILNKKEVYSSESFSTAASASKKISNPTGADGNIYISTATNPYNKKGNITIDLNLSSFDNRNYYIGFEISGPEETTINAWTDAYMSWLSNFGNSEFTNGDNNSTMGEIGGTGKRIITVGAYTSCNYIDHKNSSMWNNSGQTLNQLVSFSSLGPTADGRMKPDITAPGSMLISSFNSSTSSNRNGEDYNYVVKQENVNTVNYYYGSMEGTSMATPVVTGVLATWLQANPKLTPEQVREILSNTATTDSYTGNITGVGNNRWGYGKINAYDGLVYCLNHSGIEQVGTPTRPIVYPNPATDICYFLLQNDDKNVNVSIYTLNGTEIYSRYMGNINAGEQNQLDLSDLAVGIYFIHITGDKTNMTTKLTVK from the coding sequence ATGAAAAAATTATTACTATCACTTTGCTTAATGGCGACACTCGGCTCATTTCTGTTAAACGCAGAAGAAAAAATGTCTCCATCGACACAAAATTTTTTGAGAAGTTACGAATCTACCTCTACTATCAGCCAACGGGCAAAACTCAAATCGACATACGCAATCAACCAAAACAACGGTGAAATGGCTGTTTCGGCATTTCTCCACCTGGTAGATGAAAATAATCTCGATGGACTCGAAGAAAATCAAGTCATCATCAATGCCCAATACGGGACTATACTTTCCACCAATATCCCGGCAGATAATTTGATTTCCGTGTCGCAACTACCATCGGTAAAGTACATCGAAATAGGACGTCCGGTTCATCAACGAATGAACAACGTTCGTTCCGAACAATTTAGCAATGTAAACAAAATACACGAAGGGACAGGGTTCACCCAAGCCTATACCGGCAAAGATGTTATAGTCGGCATCATCGACGGCGGATTCCAATATAACCATATCAATTTCTACGATACAGAAGGTAAAAATCTGCGTATCAAAAGAGTATGGAATCAAAACCAGTCGGGAACGCCACCCACCGGCTATTATTATGGAACAGAATATACGAATGCCGAGGAAATCATCGCGGCAAAACAGGATTATGCAGCTAGCCATGCTACCCACGTCACGGGAATTGCAGCCGGAGCATATAAAGGAAACGAATACTATGGAATCGCTCCTGATGCAGATTTGGTTCTCGTCAGCTATAACATATCCGACAATAGTAGTAGCAATACAAGCATCACAGACGGTATTAAATATATCTACGACTATGCCGAATCCGTCGGTAAACCCTGTGTCATCAATATGAGCCTCGGATATCATATCGGTCCGCACGATGGCACTTCCACATTCGACCGTATTTGCGACGAATTGCAAGGAGAAGGCCGACTTTTGGTCGGAGCTTCGGGAAATGAAGCTGAATACAATATACATGCAACAAAAACCTTGAAAAAAGGAGATACCAACATGAAATCGTTAGTCGAATTTGTCTCCAATTGGTATCTCTACGGTTCAATGACAAGTACCGTCGATATCTGGGGAGATGCAGAAAAACAACTATCGGCAAGAGTATTTGTATATGACATTCTAAATAAAAAGGAAGTTTACTCATCTGAATCTTTTTCGACAGCCGCAAGTGCCAGTAAAAAAATATCTAATCCGACAGGAGCTGACGGAAATATTTACATATCCACTGCAACCAATCCCTACAATAAAAAAGGGAATATAACTATCGATTTGAATTTATCTTCATTCGACAATAGAAACTATTATATAGGATTCGAAATTTCTGGCCCCGAAGAAACCACAATCAATGCATGGACCGATGCTTACATGTCTTGGCTCTCCAACTTTGGCAATAGTGAATTTACGAACGGAGACAATAATTCTACTATGGGTGAAATCGGAGGAACCGGAAAACGAATCATTACTGTCGGAGCCTACACCAGTTGTAATTACATAGATCACAAAAACAGCTCTATGTGGAATAACTCCGGTCAAACCCTTAATCAGTTAGTCTCCTTTTCAAGTTTAGGGCCTACCGCCGACGGTCGTATGAAACCCGATATTACCGCCCCCGGCTCTATGTTAATATCTTCGTTCAATAGTTCCACAAGTAGCAATCGTAACGGCGAAGATTATAACTATGTCGTCAAACAAGAAAATGTAAATACCGTAAACTATTACTACGGTTCGATGGAAGGAACCTCCATGGCCACCCCCGTAGTTACCGGTGTTCTGGCTACATGGTTGCAAGCCAATCCGAAGCTCACACCGGAACAAGTCCGTGAAATTCTATCTAATACCGCAACAACCGACAGCTATACCGGTAACATTACCGGTGTAGGAAATAACCGATGGGGATATGGGAAAATCAATGCATACGATGGCTTGGTATACTGCCTAAACCACTCTGGTATAGAACAAGTAGGAACTCCAACCCGGCCGATAGTATACCCCAATCCAGCCACAGACATTTGCTATTTCCTTCTACAAAACGACGATAAAAACGTAAATGTCTCGATTTATACCCTCAATGGAACAGAAATATACTCGCGATACATGGGCAATATAAATGCAGGAGAACAAAATCAATTAGATTTGAGCGATCTCGCTGTGGGAATTTACTTTATTCATATCACAGGCGATAAAACCAATATGACGACAAAACTAACGGTTAAGTAA
- a CDS encoding EFR1 family ferrodoxin (N-terminal region resembles flavodoxins. C-terminal ferrodoxin region binds two 4Fe-4S clusters.) codes for MIFYFSATGNSQYIAQRLAEVTGETLVSITECLKNHKYTWELLPGERVGFVTPVYFFGLPSIVSEFIRNLDLCVRGQHFVYHVVTFGTITGQSHYMMEKALRKKGLNLDGRYIVKMVDTYTLMFDLSDEEKCEKVTKDAEVCIDRVIEKVVNRVRGDFDNRKIPHWLAFPYTYCNRKKSTAPFVVLGRCIRCGACAKKCPMGAIEMRDNRPIWIKEQCLQCLGCLHRCPVFAIQYGKKTIKHGQFVHPGVKM; via the coding sequence ATGATTTTCTATTTTTCGGCAACGGGTAATAGCCAATACATTGCACAGAGGTTGGCAGAAGTTACGGGTGAAACTCTTGTTTCAATAACAGAATGTCTGAAAAATCATAAATATACTTGGGAGCTGTTGCCCGGAGAGAGGGTCGGTTTTGTGACTCCTGTTTATTTTTTTGGATTGCCGTCTATTGTCTCGGAATTTATCCGTAACTTAGATTTATGTGTTCGAGGGCAACATTTCGTCTATCATGTCGTAACTTTTGGAACTATAACGGGACAGTCCCATTATATGATGGAAAAGGCATTGAGAAAGAAGGGATTAAATTTGGACGGTAGATATATCGTCAAAATGGTAGACACCTATACATTGATGTTTGATTTGTCTGATGAAGAGAAATGTGAGAAGGTTACGAAAGATGCGGAGGTGTGTATAGATCGTGTTATAGAAAAGGTTGTCAACAGAGTTCGGGGTGATTTTGATAATAGGAAGATTCCTCACTGGCTCGCTTTTCCCTATACTTATTGTAATCGAAAGAAATCGACTGCTCCTTTCGTGGTATTAGGTCGATGTATCAGATGTGGGGCGTGTGCCAAGAAGTGTCCGATGGGTGCAATAGAAATGCGAGATAATCGTCCGATTTGGATAAAGGAGCAATGTTTGCAGTGTTTGGGGTGTTTGCATCGTTGTCCGGTATTCGCTATTCAGTATGGGAAAAAGACAATCAAACATGGTCAGTTCGTCCATCCGGGGGTAAAGATGTGA
- a CDS encoding TlpA disulfide reductase family protein, with translation MKKRQLIWIGLIGVIMASCGGKYKITGKTNLIPDGETILLQKQNNEQFEIVDSATVTNGSFSFKGEQKSPAVAILVHLNDKQSQIPPQLIALEKGDIYVTLDSVSHISGTPLNNRLQMYETKRRSYDTRIRNITNRYLKDYLSGQLSDSTFVILKKAFDKEQKGLETLTRNYILANTDNVTSIYLFLQNSFLFSPEEQRELIAHAAPSFKKNPAVKKVSHMLDRLKNVEPGMPYIDLPLQTIEGKEASLSTYIDKGKYILLDFWASWCPPCRRQTPYLKQLFERYDKRQFSIVGISFDTNREEWKEYIQKNQIKWAQLIDQKGWESTAILTYAIQGIPHLILLGPDGKIIANNPSEKQLSNILSNQLKQ, from the coding sequence ATGAAAAAAAGACAATTGATATGGATCGGTTTGATAGGAGTGATTATGGCAAGCTGCGGCGGAAAATATAAAATCACCGGAAAAACCAATCTTATACCCGATGGAGAAACCATCTTACTGCAAAAACAAAACAACGAACAATTCGAAATAGTCGATAGTGCTACTGTCACTAACGGTTCATTCTCATTCAAAGGAGAACAAAAAAGTCCGGCGGTAGCAATATTGGTACATTTGAACGACAAACAATCACAAATTCCACCTCAACTGATAGCGTTGGAAAAAGGAGATATTTATGTTACGCTCGATTCTGTCTCTCATATATCCGGTACACCGCTGAACAACAGATTGCAGATGTATGAGACAAAACGCCGCTCCTACGATACCCGCATACGAAACATTACGAACCGATATCTGAAAGATTATTTATCGGGACAATTATCCGACAGTACTTTTGTAATATTGAAAAAGGCCTTCGATAAAGAACAAAAAGGTCTTGAAACACTCACTCGAAACTATATTCTGGCAAATACCGACAACGTAACTTCTATCTATCTGTTTCTACAAAACAGCTTTTTATTCTCCCCCGAAGAACAGCGAGAGCTAATTGCCCATGCAGCTCCTTCTTTTAAAAAAAATCCGGCGGTAAAAAAAGTTTCCCACATGTTGGATCGACTGAAAAACGTAGAACCCGGTATGCCGTATATCGACTTACCTTTACAGACAATCGAAGGAAAAGAGGCTTCTTTATCGACATATATCGACAAAGGGAAATATATTCTCCTCGACTTTTGGGCATCATGGTGTCCCCCTTGTCGAAGACAAACTCCTTATTTAAAACAATTATTCGAACGATATGACAAACGGCAATTCTCCATTGTAGGTATCTCATTCGATACAAACCGGGAAGAATGGAAAGAATATATACAGAAAAACCAAATAAAATGGGCACAACTCATAGATCAAAAAGGTTGGGAATCCACCGCTATACTTACGTATGCCATACAAGGAATCCCTCACCTCATATTACTCGGACCCGACGGTAAAATCATAGCCAATAATCCTTCGGAAAAACAACTGAGTAACATTCTATCGAACCAACTAAAACAATAA
- a CDS encoding phage holin family protein has product MFDTQNNAFRKLFEEGKKYINLQIDYAKLTATEKISVILGMSVLFAVILVLSVGAGIYLSFALVYLLEPLVGIVGSYAIVGAVFLLLIAIVILFKKKLILVPITRFISKVLLDNEKTPL; this is encoded by the coding sequence ATGTTCGATACTCAAAACAACGCTTTCCGAAAACTATTTGAAGAAGGAAAGAAATACATCAATTTACAAATTGACTACGCCAAACTGACAGCTACTGAAAAAATTTCGGTTATATTGGGCATGTCGGTTCTCTTCGCTGTCATCTTGGTGCTCTCTGTTGGAGCCGGCATATATCTTTCCTTTGCACTGGTCTATCTTTTAGAGCCTCTTGTAGGAATCGTAGGAAGCTATGCGATCGTCGGTGCTGTGTTCCTGTTACTCATAGCGATTGTTATCCTATTCAAGAAAAAACTCATATTGGTTCCTATCACTCGTTTTATCTCCAAAGTGTTACTGGATAATGAAAAAACTCCTCTATAA
- a CDS encoding YtxH domain-containing protein produces MKGLNLLFAFLGGAAVGAAAGILFAPEKGVDTRARICKLLHDKGIQLKKEDMEHLVDQIAEEVKGGK; encoded by the coding sequence ATGAAAGGTCTAAATTTATTGTTTGCATTTCTCGGCGGAGCCGCCGTGGGTGCTGCCGCCGGAATTCTGTTTGCTCCCGAAAAAGGGGTCGATACCAGAGCGCGCATTTGTAAATTACTTCACGACAAAGGAATCCAATTAAAAAAAGAAGATATGGAACACTTGGTCGACCAAATTGCCGAAGAGGTAAAGGGCGGGAAGTAA